One window of the Natronomonas marina genome contains the following:
- a CDS encoding DUF7288 family protein, giving the protein MVTDRGQAYTLEAIIAAVLLVSSLVFALQVTAVTPLSASTSNQHIENQQRASASGVLTAAQEAGVLKDAVLFWDDTEAEFYDAERVTFYTNSYPPNDFGDITQRAFDGRGLAVNVVVHPGNADPVEMVYRGEPSDNAVSASRTVTIYKDDELTAPGISTTAENADTYEDVIPPDSDGNSVYNVVRVEVTVWRM; this is encoded by the coding sequence ATGGTAACCGACCGCGGCCAGGCCTACACGCTGGAGGCGATCATCGCCGCGGTGCTACTCGTCTCGAGTCTCGTCTTCGCCCTGCAGGTGACGGCGGTGACGCCGCTGTCGGCCAGCACCTCGAACCAGCACATCGAGAACCAGCAGCGCGCCTCCGCGTCGGGCGTGCTGACGGCCGCCCAGGAGGCCGGCGTGCTGAAGGACGCCGTGCTGTTCTGGGACGACACCGAAGCGGAGTTCTACGACGCCGAGCGGGTCACCTTCTACACGAACAGCTACCCGCCCAACGACTTCGGCGACATCACCCAGCGGGCCTTCGACGGGCGGGGACTGGCGGTGAACGTCGTCGTCCACCCGGGCAACGCCGACCCCGTCGAGATGGTCTATCGGGGCGAGCCGAGCGACAACGCCGTCAGCGCCAGCCGGACGGTGACCATCTACAAAGACGACGAGTTGACGGCGCCGGGCATCTCGACGACCGCCGAGAACGCCGACACGTACGAGGACGTGATACCGCCCGATTCCGACGGCAACAGCGTCTACAACGTCGTTCGCGTGGAGGTGACGGTATGGCGGATGTGA